The genome window CCCTTTACACGAACAGCATATTCCATGCTACCTAATATATTATCGTCCTCGATATTTCCTGCGACTCTAGCTACAAACAAATTACCTATTCCTTGATCAAATATAATCTCTGGAGGCACTCTCGAATCGATACAAGACAGTACAAAGGTGTGAGGATGTTGGTCTTTTTCGGAATGGTGAGCTTCGTCAATAAAATCATGATGCATCGGTACATTATTTACGTAGCGCTGGTTTCCTTCCATCAATTCTTTTAAAGCTTCATTTGCTGTTTTTGGAACATAATGATGCTCGATAGTTTCACAAGAAAAAATAAAAATGATAAAAATGCTGAATAAAATAGTACCTATAATTCTCATAATTTTCTAAATTAATTATTCCATTCTAACAATCGTTTTTCACCATTAATTTGCTTGATATCAGTGATGTCTTGAGACATCTCAATTACTCCTTTATATCTTTTTTGTGCATCTCTTACTGCAAAATAGCGGATATAAATAAGACGTTCTTTGTAATTAATCCAGAAAGAAGCTTCATTTTGATCGCCTTTTCTAAAAGCTTCTAAAATTTGTAAAACAGTATCCACACTTTTTGGCGGATGACAAAAACGAACTTCTCTACCAATGATTCCTGCACTTCTAGGAAAAACACGTTCTTCTCCCCGATTGTAG of Flavobacterium channae contains these proteins:
- a CDS encoding carbonic anhydrase, whose translation is MRIIGTILFSIFIIFIFSCETIEHHYVPKTANEALKELMEGNQRYVNNVPMHHDFIDEAHHSEKDQHPHTFVLSCIDSRVPPEIIFDQGIGNLFVARVAGNIEDDNILGSMEYAVRVKGTKLLVVLGHSNCGAVQGAIDNVDLGHLTQLTNQIKVSFSKHRTYPLPEHLSDETGRLNVLSTIDHILSSSKIIRELVNQKKIKIVGTFYDLHTGKVELLQS